The following nucleotide sequence is from bacterium.
GCGGACGACGGCACGCCCCACGTGCGCAGCATCCACGCCTTCACCGGCTCGCCGCCGAGGGCGGCGGTCGGCGTGACGCTGTTCACCGCCTCGCCCGACAGCCGCGTCAGGTAGAGCGCATGGAACGGCACGCGCCGGCGCGCGGCCGGGTCGAGCGTCTGCCGCCAGCCCAGCGCGTCGAAGATGCTGATGATCGCGTAGGGCAGGAGGATCAGCGGGCTCCACCAGCCGAGGCCGCGCAGGCGGTCCCAGACCGCCGCGAAACCCGCGTGGTAGAGGACGAAGGCGAGGAGCGCCGTCCCGACGGCGACGCCGATGACCGTGCGCATCCGGACGCGGGGCGGCGTCCGGTGCGGCGGCGCGGGGTGGCTAGACGCGGCCGCCGCGGATGGCTGCACGATCCGCCGTCTCCAGCGCCTCGACGACGCGGAGCGAGCGGGCGCCGCTGGTCAGCGGCTCGGTGCCCGTGCGCACGCACTCGACGAAGTGCTCGGCCGCCAGCCCCAGGGGCTCGGCGCCGGTTGGAATCTCGAGGGCGCGTCCCGCGAAGTTGGTGATCGGCACGATCGGTGCGGAGCCGGCGCTCGTCGCCGGGGCCGTGCGATCGATGGTGTAGTCGAACAGCGTGACGGCGCGCTTCTCGAAGCGCCCCTCGTACGCGAGCATGCGCTCGCTGCCGATGACGAAGACCTTCGCCGTCTTCTCCGGGTGGAGCCACGAGAGGTAGACGTGCGCCGAGACGCCGCCCTCGAGCTCGAGGTCGCACACCGCCATGTCGGCGACGCCGGGCTGGAGATACGTGTGCAGGTGCATCTGCAGGCGCGCCACCGGCCGCGGCACCAGATGGAAGAGGATCGACAGGTCGTGCGGCGCGGAGTTCCACCACACGTTCGAGTCGCGGCGGATGCGGCCCATGCCGAGGCGCTCGAAGGAGAGGTGCCAGACGTCGCCGAGCACGCCCTCGTCGACGAGCTTCTTCATCTCGCGGACCATCGGGTCGTAGAGGAACGTCTCGTCGACGAAGAGGATGGTGCCGGCGGCCTTTGCCGCGTCGACCAGCTCGCGGCCATCGGCCGCGGTCAGCGCGAGCGGCTTCTCGACCCAGACGTGCTTGCCGGCGCGCAGCGCGGCGAGCGCCATGGCGTGGTGCTTCGAGGGCGGCGTCGCGACCACGACGGTGTCGACGTCGGAACGCGCGAGGAGCGCGGCGTAGTCGGACGTCGTTTCGACGTCGGGATGATCCTTGCGCGCCGCTTCGAGCAGCGCGGGATCGAGATCACAGACCGCGGCGACCCGTGCCGAAGGCAGCTTGCGGAAGGTGCGGAGCAGGTTCTTGCCCCAGTACCCCACGCCCGCGATCGCGATGCTCGGCTGCCGAACTGCCATCCAGAACCCTCCTGATACGGAACACCCCGGCCTCCCGGGCCTGCACGAAGCGAAGCACGTTGTGGCGCACCGCCGTCGCCACCGCCGCGCCGAACGCCGCGAGCACGGCCGGCGC
It contains:
- a CDS encoding Gfo/Idh/MocA family oxidoreductase, whose amino-acid sequence is MAVRQPSIAIAGVGYWGKNLLRTFRKLPSARVAAVCDLDPALLEAARKDHPDVETTSDYAALLARSDVDTVVVATPPSKHHAMALAALRAGKHVWVEKPLALTAADGRELVDAAKAAGTILFVDETFLYDPMVREMKKLVDEGVLGDVWHLSFERLGMGRIRRDSNVWWNSAPHDLSILFHLVPRPVARLQMHLHTYLQPGVADMAVCDLELEGGVSAHVYLSWLHPEKTAKVFVIGSERMLAYEGRFEKRAVTLFDYTIDRTAPATSAGSAPIVPITNFAGRALEIPTGAEPLGLAAEHFVECVRTGTEPLTSGARSLRVVEALETADRAAIRGGRV